The Thermodesulfovibrio sp. 3462-1 genome contains the following window.
CAGCAACTGGAGGACAGAATGAGAAGAATTTTACTTTCTGAAAAAGATTTACCAAGACAATGGTATAACATACAGGCTGATATGCCAAAGTTACCTCCTCCACCACTTAATCCAAAAACAAAGAAACCGATTTCTCCTGATGATTTAAAAATTATCTTTCCCGTGTCTCTTATTGAACAAGAAGTTACTACTGAAAGATGGATAGATATTCCACAAGAGGTTTTAGATATATATGCAAGCTTTCGTCCAACCCCTCTTTATAGAGCAATTGGACTTGAAAAGGCTCTTAAGACTCCTGCAAGGATTTATTTTAAACATGAAGGTTTTGGCCCGGCAGGGAGTCATAAGACAAATACTTCAATACCTCAGGCTTACTACAATAAAATTGAAGGGATAAAAAGAATAGCCACAGAAACTGGTGCAGGTCAGTGGGGTTCTGCCCTTGCATTAGCAGGAGCATTAATGGGAATAGAGATTACCGTCTATATGGTAAGAGTAAGCTATGATCAGAAACCGTACCGCAGAATAATGATGGAAACATGGGGAGCACAAGTTTATCCATCTCCCTCTGATAAAACTGAATCAGGAAGAAAAATTCTTCATGAAAATCCAGATCATCCTGGAACACTTGGAATTGCCATCTCAGAGGCAGTTGAAGATGCAGCAACCCATAAAGATACAAACTATGCTCTTGGTTCAGTGCTAAATCATGTTTTGCTTCATCAAACAATTATAGGACTTGAATGCAAAAAACAGCTTGAAATTGTAGGAGACTATCCAGATATTGTAATTGGTTGCTGTGGAGGAGGAAGCAATCTCGGTGGTATAAGCTTTCCATTCCTTTATGATAAGATTCATGGGAAGGATTTAAGAGTTATTGCTGTAGAGCCGTCTTCGTGCCCTACACTTACAAAGGGCGAGTTCAGATATGATTATGGCGATACCGCAGGATTTACACCTTTTCTCATGATGTATACCCTCGGACATGATTTTGTTCCTCCAGGAATTCATGCAGGAGGTTTAAGATATCATGGAGACGCTCCTCTCATAAGTCAGCTATATCACGATGGCCTGATTGAAGCACAGGCAGTAGGACAGACATCTGTCTTTGAATCTGCCATGCTTTTTGCAAGAAGCGAGGGAATTATTCCTGCTCCTGAAAGTGCTCATGCCATCAAGGTAGCAATAGATGAAGCATTAAAAGCAAAGGAAGAAGGAAAAGAAAGAGTAATACTTTTCAATCTAAGCGGAATAGGATTTCTTGATCTTCCTTCTTATGAGGCATATTTATCCGGGAGGCTTTCTGATTTTGAATATCCAGATGAAAAAATAAAGGAAGCTCTGAGAAAACTGCCTGAAATTTTTTGATTTCAACTGCTAAAATCAGGATAGTATTCTTCAGAGAATATTTAAAAAATCTTTCCTGGATTCATAAATCCCTTTGGATCAAAAATTCTTTTTATAGCCTGCATCAGTTCAATCTGTTTTTTTTCTAACTGAATATTAATATAAGGTTTTTTTGTTATGCCAATTCCATGTTCTCCTGAAATGGCTCCTCCCAGACTTACTACAAATTCAAAGATTTTTTTGACAAGTTCAAATCCTCGAGTTTTTTCCTCTTCATTGCCTTTTTCAACGAGAATGTTTACATGAATATTGCCATCTCCAGCATGACCAAAAGATATAATTGGAATATTTGATTCATTTGAAAGCTGATTTAACTTTATAAATGTTTTTGAGAGACTGTCTAAAGGAACAACAATATCAATATTGATTTTTTCTTTGTCCTGCATCTTCAAAATACATGGTGAGATGCTTCTACGGGCTTTCCATAAATTTTCTCTTGCATAGTAGTCTGTGGCAATCTGCGTTTCTCCTTTAAGTTTTCTCGCAATATTAACAATTTTTTCTCCATCTCTTTTAATAGAGGTTATTTCTCCATCAAGTTCAACAAGAAGCAAAGCTTCCACCTGAGTGGGCAGCCCCAATTCATAATTTTTTTCAATTAAGCTTAAACAGGAGCTGTCAAGAAATTCAAGGGTTCTTGGAACAATCCCTGAGCCAATGATTTTTGGAACAGCCTCTCCAGCAGAATCTATTGAATCAAAACTTATCAAAAGAGTAATTACTTCCTCTGGTTGTGGTAAAACCCTGAGTATTACTTTTGAAATTATTCCCAGTGTGCCTTCTGAACCAATAAAAAGCTCTTTTAATTCATATCCTGTAACTCTTTTAAGTGTTTTCCCACCTAATGTCAAAACTGCACCATTGGAAAGCACAACTTCACATCCCAGGCAATAGTTTCTTGTAACCCCGTATTTAACAGCTCGCGGACCACCAGCATTTGTTGCTACATTTCCACCAATTGTGCAGTAATCAAGAGATGCAGGATCCGGAGGATAAAAAAGTTCATGAATCATTAATTCTTTTTGAAGTTCTCCATTTATAACACCAGGTTCTACAATAGAAGTAAAATTTTTTTGATTTATTTCCAGAACTTCTCTCATTTTTTCAAGGCTAATTATAATGCTTTTTGAATTAATAGGAATAACTCCTCCTGCCATGCCTGTTCCTGCACCTCGTGGTAGTATTTTTAACCCTTTATTTGTTGCCCATTTTACAATTTTTACAATTTCTTCAGTGCTTTTAGGCCAAGCAATAAGCTCTGGAAGGCTTCCCTTTGCATAGGAAGCATCATAGCTGTAGCATATAAGGTCTTCTTTTTCGTCGGATATTTCTATTCCTTCAATTAATGTTAAATCTTTCATACATATGCCTCTGCTTCTTTTAGTTCTAAGGAAATTACTGTGGATACTCCTTCTTCCTGCATTGTTACTCCGTAGATATAATCTGCAATCTCCATCATGAGCTTATTATGGGTTACAATAAGAAATTGCGTGTTACTGCTTAACTGTTTTATCAATTTTCTTAATCTAAGGGTATTGATATCATCAAGAGGTGCGTCCACCTCGTCAAGAATGCATACAGGAGATGGACGAATACTTAAACAGGCAAATATAAAAGATAAAGCAGTAAGTG
Protein-coding sequences here:
- a CDS encoding TrpB-like pyridoxal phosphate-dependent enzyme, which gives rise to MRRILLSEKDLPRQWYNIQADMPKLPPPPLNPKTKKPISPDDLKIIFPVSLIEQEVTTERWIDIPQEVLDIYASFRPTPLYRAIGLEKALKTPARIYFKHEGFGPAGSHKTNTSIPQAYYNKIEGIKRIATETGAGQWGSALALAGALMGIEITVYMVRVSYDQKPYRRIMMETWGAQVYPSPSDKTESGRKILHENPDHPGTLGIAISEAVEDAATHKDTNYALGSVLNHVLLHQTIIGLECKKQLEIVGDYPDIVIGCCGGGSNLGGISFPFLYDKIHGKDLRVIAVEPSSCPTLTKGEFRYDYGDTAGFTPFLMMYTLGHDFVPPGIHAGGLRYHGDAPLISQLYHDGLIEAQAVGQTSVFESAMLFARSEGIIPAPESAHAIKVAIDEALKAKEEGKERVILFNLSGIGFLDLPSYEAYLSGRLSDFEYPDEKIKEALRKLPEIF
- a CDS encoding FAD-linked oxidase C-terminal domain-containing protein gives rise to the protein MKDLTLIEGIEISDEKEDLICYSYDASYAKGSLPELIAWPKSTEEIVKIVKWATNKGLKILPRGAGTGMAGGVIPINSKSIIISLEKMREVLEINQKNFTSIVEPGVINGELQKELMIHELFYPPDPASLDYCTIGGNVATNAGGPRAVKYGVTRNYCLGCEVVLSNGAVLTLGGKTLKRVTGYELKELFIGSEGTLGIISKVILRVLPQPEEVITLLISFDSIDSAGEAVPKIIGSGIVPRTLEFLDSSCLSLIEKNYELGLPTQVEALLLVELDGEITSIKRDGEKIVNIARKLKGETQIATDYYARENLWKARRSISPCILKMQDKEKINIDIVVPLDSLSKTFIKLNQLSNESNIPIISFGHAGDGNIHVNILVEKGNEEEKTRGFELVKKIFEFVVSLGGAISGEHGIGITKKPYINIQLEKKQIELMQAIKRIFDPKGFMNPGKIF